The following proteins are encoded in a genomic region of Polycladomyces zharkentensis:
- a CDS encoding TlpA family protein disulfide reductase, with amino-acid sequence MNNRPAPDFCLPTIDGVNTVCLRQFRGHAVWLSFWVTWCGACQQDLPQKEVLYRSVRHPRFTFLSINVTGREARPESVPAFLREHGYTFPVLKDDGTRVYDAFGITSVPATVLIKPDGTIAGVYDETVPMMEIMRELERILPEE; translated from the coding sequence GTGAACAACCGTCCGGCACCCGACTTCTGCCTGCCCACCATTGACGGAGTGAACACCGTTTGTTTGCGACAATTCCGCGGTCATGCCGTCTGGCTGTCGTTTTGGGTGACATGGTGCGGAGCGTGTCAACAGGACCTCCCGCAAAAAGAGGTGTTGTACCGCTCCGTCCGCCATCCCCGGTTTACGTTTTTGTCCATCAACGTCACCGGAAGGGAAGCCCGCCCGGAGTCCGTACCGGCATTCCTGCGGGAGCACGGGTATACCTTCCCCGTGCTGAAAGACGACGGCACACGGGTTTACGACGCGTTCGGCATCACCTCGGTCCCCGCCACGGTGTTGATCAAGCCTGACGGCACCATCGCCGGCGTTTATGACGAAACCGTACCGATGATGGAGATCATGCGGGAGCTGGAGCGGATTTTGCCGGAGGAATGA
- a CDS encoding DUF1802 family protein, protein MTVQTLTPIALKEWAVAVEALAEGKQILLMRKGGIHEETRHFQVEADAFFLYPTYEHQQEQADLVKPEFQDRLQETMKEWNPEAKTNTVKYFARLAEDIEILDEETLHRLSSFHIWVPDFAVKRLKWKRKQPLHLLLVRTYRLKRPLEVPILEEYLGCRSWIRLPEELIRETSAAEPVLSDAEFEQQVRAIKQSLGRA, encoded by the coding sequence ATGACGGTGCAAACGTTGACCCCGATCGCATTGAAAGAATGGGCGGTCGCAGTGGAAGCCCTGGCGGAAGGAAAGCAGATTTTGCTCATGCGCAAAGGGGGCATTCATGAGGAAACCCGTCATTTCCAAGTGGAAGCGGATGCGTTCTTCCTTTACCCCACATATGAACACCAGCAGGAACAAGCCGATCTGGTCAAACCGGAATTTCAGGACAGGCTGCAAGAAACGATGAAAGAGTGGAACCCGGAAGCCAAGACCAACACCGTCAAATACTTTGCCCGTCTGGCTGAAGACATCGAAATCTTGGACGAAGAGACACTGCATCGTTTGTCGTCGTTCCATATTTGGGTGCCCGATTTTGCCGTGAAACGGTTGAAGTGGAAACGGAAACAACCGTTGCATTTGCTTTTGGTGCGCACCTATCGGTTGAAGCGCCCGTTGGAAGTGCCGATTCTGGAGGAGTATCTGGGTTGCCGTTCGTGGATTCGCTTGCCGGAAGAACTGATCCGGGAGACGTCGGCGGCGGAGCCGGTATTGTCCGATGCCGAATTTGAGCAGCAAGTGCGGGCGATCAAGCAGTCACTGGGTCGTGCGTGA
- a CDS encoding EamA family transporter, producing MAWFAIAALSSLTFGLAGFFMKVSAARRGSVAYLLLGLYLTGTLGFFLWMWSEETFRADVPTLVGGLLLGLGSALGNVLFMKALDHGPASLTTPFVNTNILLIILFSVIVYGERLSWFETAGVTLLVLAILLIPIDRNEKLAIRNPRWYALVLTATLLFSFRNGGLKVTQEMHIPGTPVLFYGYVLGLIWFVVEVLRQSRFENAETRKAARTGLFWGLLSGIFSFLGMQLYSVALIDGPASIVAPMFATNSLIVAILSILIFRERLSLLQTCSLVSLFVGLILIRL from the coding sequence ATGGCATGGTTTGCGATTGCCGCGCTCAGTTCGCTCACGTTCGGATTGGCCGGATTCTTTATGAAAGTGAGTGCCGCTCGACGCGGTTCCGTCGCCTATCTGCTCCTGGGCCTGTATCTGACCGGGACATTGGGCTTTTTTCTATGGATGTGGAGCGAAGAGACATTCCGGGCAGATGTACCGACACTGGTGGGCGGCCTTCTGCTCGGCCTGGGATCGGCCCTGGGCAACGTGCTGTTCATGAAGGCGTTGGATCACGGGCCCGCCAGTTTGACTACCCCGTTTGTGAACACCAATATCTTGCTGATCATCCTTTTCTCCGTGATCGTCTACGGAGAAAGATTGTCTTGGTTTGAAACCGCCGGGGTAACCCTGTTGGTGTTGGCCATTCTGCTCATTCCCATTGACCGCAACGAAAAACTGGCCATCCGCAACCCGCGTTGGTATGCGCTGGTGTTGACGGCCACCCTGCTGTTCTCATTCCGTAACGGCGGACTGAAAGTGACGCAGGAAATGCACATACCCGGCACACCGGTGTTGTTTTACGGATACGTGCTCGGCCTGATCTGGTTTGTGGTGGAGGTGCTCCGGCAATCGCGGTTCGAGAACGCGGAAACGCGCAAGGCAGCAAGGACGGGACTGTTTTGGGGGTTGTTGTCCGGCATTTTTTCGTTTTTGGGCATGCAATTGTACTCCGTTGCCCTGATCGACGGCCCCGCCAGCATCGTAGCCCCGATGTTTGCCACCAACAGCCTGATTGTCGCCATTTTGTCCATCCTGATCTTCCGGGAACGGTTGTCGCTCTTGCAAACCTGCTCCCTCGTCTCTTTGTTTGTCGGTTTGATCCTGATCCGCCTGTGA